The Corynebacterium camporealensis genome contains a region encoding:
- the ykgO gene encoding type B 50S ribosomal protein L36, producing the protein MKVRKSLRSLKKKPGAQVIRRHGKVFVINKKDPRFKARQG; encoded by the coding sequence ATGAAGGTCCGCAAGTCGCTTCGGTCGCTGAAGAAGAAGCCGGGCGCCCAGGTTATTCGCCGCCACGGTAAGGTCTTCGTGATCAACAAGAAGGATCCGCGTTTCAAGGCTCGTCAGGGCTAG
- a CDS encoding sugar porter family MFS transporter: MNNQTYVKVVAATAALGGLLFGYDTGVMSGALLFIGPEFDMTAHQEGWVTSMLLVGAAIGALCAGRIAEGLGRRRTLIAGGVIFVLGSIWCALATSVVSLGAARTFLGLAVGGVSIVSPMYIAEMVPANVRGRLVSLNTLAIVVGQLLAYLVNSALAPTESWELMLGLAAVPGAMLAVGMLFVPETPAWLASHGRVEKAHAIAGRVGVDLDELAGEVEPKASSSEWKRLRSTRWLQLTVLLAMLMGLTQQITGVNAIVYFAPTMMSQVGISTTNAVYTSIVIGTVSVIACWVGLKVVDKIGRKRLLLIGLCGNVVSLFILSVTYSFADGSTAMAMVSLFFMATFIACQQAAVSPTTWLLISEIVPQPVRGVGMGIAGLSLWVTNWAVAQYFLPLVEWLSGPVAFAIFGVLGIVAIAYTRALVPETMGRSLEEVSAEMRRRYSKTA, translated from the coding sequence GTGAATAATCAAACTTATGTGAAGGTCGTTGCCGCAACCGCGGCGCTGGGCGGCCTTCTTTTTGGCTATGACACCGGCGTGATGTCCGGTGCTTTGCTCTTTATTGGCCCAGAATTCGATATGACCGCCCACCAAGAAGGTTGGGTGACCTCCATGCTGCTGGTGGGTGCCGCCATTGGTGCGCTGTGTGCGGGTCGAATTGCTGAAGGTCTAGGCCGACGCCGCACGTTGATCGCCGGCGGCGTCATCTTTGTGCTGGGTTCTATCTGGTGTGCACTGGCCACCTCCGTGGTGAGCTTGGGTGCGGCGCGTACCTTCCTCGGCTTGGCTGTCGGTGGTGTCTCGATTGTCTCGCCGATGTATATCGCCGAGATGGTCCCGGCCAACGTGCGTGGTCGTTTGGTCTCGCTGAATACGCTGGCGATTGTGGTGGGCCAGCTGTTGGCCTACTTGGTCAATTCCGCTCTTGCCCCGACGGAGAGCTGGGAGCTCATGCTGGGCCTGGCTGCTGTACCGGGTGCGATGCTGGCTGTCGGTATGCTCTTCGTACCAGAAACCCCGGCTTGGTTGGCCTCCCATGGACGCGTCGAGAAGGCGCATGCCATTGCCGGTCGCGTTGGCGTGGACCTGGATGAACTGGCTGGTGAGGTCGAACCGAAGGCCTCGAGTTCGGAATGGAAGCGCCTGCGTTCCACCCGGTGGCTGCAGCTGACCGTCTTGTTGGCGATGCTTATGGGCCTCACGCAGCAAATCACCGGTGTGAACGCGATTGTGTACTTCGCGCCGACCATGATGAGCCAGGTGGGCATTTCGACGACGAATGCGGTCTACACCTCCATCGTGATTGGCACCGTGTCTGTCATTGCCTGCTGGGTGGGCCTGAAGGTCGTGGACAAGATTGGCCGCAAGCGCCTGTTGCTCATTGGCCTGTGCGGCAATGTGGTGTCGCTGTTTATCTTGTCGGTGACCTATTCCTTTGCCGATGGCTCGACTGCCATGGCGATGGTCTCGCTGTTCTTTATGGCTACCTTTATTGCCTGCCAGCAGGCCGCGGTCTCGCCAACGACGTGGCTGCTGATTTCCGAAATCGTCCCGCAGCCAGTCCGCGGTGTGGGCATGGGTATTGCCGGACTGTCGTTGTGGGTGACTAACTGGGCAGTCGCGCAGTACTTCTTGCCGCTGGTGGAGTGGCTCAGCGGCCCGGTGGCTTTCGCGATCTTCGGTGTGCTCGGCATCGTTGCCATTGCCTATACCCGCGCTTTGGTTCCTGAGACTATGGGGCGTAGCCTAGAGGAGGTCAGCGCAGAAATGCGCCGCCGTTACTCTAAAACGGCTTAA
- the nadE gene encoding ammonia-dependent NAD(+) synthetase → MSNNAPNLQQEIIKTLGTKPLIDSATEVASRVDYLVDTLKSTGAKGFVLGISGGQDSTLAGKLAQLAVDEVPGAQFYAIRLPHGVQADEDDAQTALNFIEPDHRLTIDIQPGTAAMNDQVAKALNQEGLNDFNRGNLKARLRMSAQYAVAGEVGALVLGTDHAAENVTGFFTKWGDGAADLLPLNSLNKRQGAQLLQYLGAPESTWKKVPTADLEDDQPQLPDEQALGVTYQHIDDYLEGREVPDDARARIEELWQRGAHKRAMPSGPLPQ, encoded by the coding sequence ATGTCGAACAACGCGCCAAACCTCCAGCAAGAGATCATAAAAACCCTGGGTACCAAGCCCTTAATCGATTCAGCAACAGAAGTAGCCTCCCGCGTCGATTACCTCGTCGACACCTTAAAATCCACCGGTGCGAAAGGCTTCGTCTTAGGTATTTCCGGTGGTCAGGACTCGACTTTGGCCGGTAAGTTAGCCCAACTGGCTGTCGATGAAGTCCCCGGCGCGCAGTTCTATGCCATTCGCCTGCCCCACGGCGTCCAGGCCGATGAGGACGATGCACAGACTGCATTAAATTTCATTGAACCGGACCACCGACTCACCATCGATATCCAGCCCGGTACCGCTGCCATGAACGACCAGGTTGCCAAGGCCCTCAATCAGGAGGGCTTAAACGATTTCAACCGCGGCAACCTCAAGGCACGTTTGCGCATGTCCGCCCAATACGCCGTGGCCGGTGAAGTTGGCGCGCTCGTACTCGGCACCGACCACGCCGCGGAAAACGTCACCGGCTTTTTCACCAAGTGGGGTGACGGCGCCGCTGACCTGCTTCCACTAAATAGCCTGAACAAGCGCCAGGGCGCACAGCTACTGCAATACCTCGGCGCCCCGGAATCCACCTGGAAGAAGGTGCCTACTGCAGACTTAGAAGACGACCAGCCGCAGCTTCCCGATGAGCAAGCACTCGGCGTGACCTACCAGCACATCGACGACTACCTGGAGGGCCGCGAAGTACCTGACGATGCCCGCGCCCGCATCGAAGAACTCTGGCAACGCGGCGCCCACAAGCGCGCGATGCCTTCTGGTCCCCTACCCCAGTAA